A DNA window from Ancylothrix sp. D3o contains the following coding sequences:
- a CDS encoding bestrophin family protein has product MIAEKQVWFKLALQVQGSVVVAIIPRVLFCTGFGVLISVLYALKLPVSWPSILIPVLSLVLGLLLVFRTNTAYDRFWEGRKCWGVLIINVRNLARQIWCFVDERKPEHREEKQAALRLLAAFAVAMKLHLRGEPINSEVEELISHSRYIKLQGMANPPLEIAFWIADFFKQQQQKNCLDSYQSMAMNQHLNSMVEALSGCERILRTPIPLAYAIHLKQLLLIYCLGLPFQMVKDLTWWTAPVVAVLSFALFGIEEIGIEIENPFGYDKNDLPLDGICATIRQNIEDLMTLSPTKLEATRRDLEVPLIPTLE; this is encoded by the coding sequence ATGATCGCTGAAAAACAAGTTTGGTTTAAGTTGGCTTTGCAGGTGCAAGGCTCGGTAGTTGTTGCGATTATTCCTCGCGTTTTATTCTGTACGGGTTTTGGGGTGTTGATTTCGGTTTTATACGCTCTAAAGTTGCCGGTGTCTTGGCCGAGTATTTTGATTCCTGTTTTATCTTTAGTTTTGGGTTTATTGCTAGTTTTTCGCACAAATACGGCTTATGATCGCTTCTGGGAAGGGCGAAAATGTTGGGGAGTTTTAATTATTAATGTCCGCAATTTAGCTCGTCAAATTTGGTGTTTTGTGGATGAGCGTAAACCGGAACATCGAGAGGAAAAACAAGCGGCTTTGCGTCTTTTGGCGGCGTTTGCTGTGGCGATGAAATTACATCTGCGAGGAGAGCCAATCAACAGCGAAGTTGAGGAGTTAATTTCGCATTCGCGCTATATTAAATTGCAAGGAATGGCTAACCCGCCGCTGGAAATTGCTTTTTGGATTGCCGATTTTTTTAAACAGCAACAGCAAAAAAATTGCCTTGATAGTTATCAAAGTATGGCGATGAATCAGCACTTAAATAGTATGGTTGAAGCCTTGAGCGGCTGTGAGCGGATTTTACGAACTCCTATCCCTTTAGCCTATGCAATTCACCTTAAACAATTACTCTTAATTTATTGTTTGGGGTTGCCGTTTCAAATGGTGAAAGATTTAACTTGGTGGACGGCGCCGGTGGTGGCTGTTTTGAGTTTTGCCTTATTTGGAATTGAAGAGATAGGCATCGAAATTGAAAACCCTTTTGGCTACGACAAAAATGATTTGCCCCTTGATGGAATTTGCGCCACCATCCGCCAGAATATTGAAGATTTAATGACGCTTTCTCCCACTAAGCTAGAGGCGACACGACGAGATTTAGAGGTGCCGTTGATTCCTACTTTGGAATAA
- a CDS encoding DUF4870 domain-containing protein: MYDSDKRKLLSALSHGSIFFGALWVFIGVPLAIMLVSDDTVVKDNAKESLNFHLNIWLYELIIGGLWFSIIGIPLAGLLMIPFFLFHWVLPVLALLQIFGNPDKPYRYPFIFRII; this comes from the coding sequence ATGTACGATTCAGACAAACGTAAACTTTTATCTGCTTTATCGCACGGTTCCATCTTTTTTGGTGCTTTGTGGGTATTTATCGGTGTTCCCCTGGCAATTATGCTGGTATCAGACGATACGGTAGTTAAAGATAATGCCAAAGAGTCTTTAAATTTTCACCTAAATATCTGGCTCTATGAACTTATTATTGGGGGTCTATGGTTTTCGATCATTGGTATTCCTTTGGCGGGGCTTTTAATGATTCCTTTCTTTCTGTTCCATTGGGTATTGCCGGTGTTGGCTTTATTGCAAATCTTTGGTAATCCTGACAAACCCTACCGTTACCCGTTTATCTTCCGTATTATCTAG